The genomic segment ATAAGCTGACATGTTTGacaaatagttttgaatttgggCACCAATGATGGATTTATTGTTTCGGCTATTGCTCTCATGTTCACATGCACAAACCTGTTAATAAGCTGATGAATTATTTGGTTTTCAATTGAACAATCGGAGTCCATTTCACCTTTGCCTTTGTTATTATGCTTTTCTTGCTTTGGAGTTGAAATTGATGgatgaaaagctaaaaaaaatcgaTGATAATGGCAATCTTCTTTCTTAATTCCCAAGACACACAACAGGGAAATGTGTAATCTTTTGCACAGCAGTgaattatattcattttaactAACTTGGAATTACACATGATTAAGTGCAGGAGTTTCATCGTCTCCGTTCTGGCATGAGGGCTAAGCAAGAACATGCTCTGCTTCTGGAGGATTTTAGAGAGTTTGATCGAACAAGATTAGATTTGGAAGACGGTGTTGGTTCTGCAGACCAAGCTCTCCTTAGAGAGCATGCATCCATTAGCCGAAATACCGGTCAGGTACATGCCAATGGGCTTTTCTTTTTGTGGTAATGTGTTTGTGTTATCACAAATTTATATGGGTGTGTGGACTTCCACATCCTCAATCTATTATACATCTCCTTTTCCATTGCAATGAAACACTTGGCATAATACATTTAAAATCATAGAAACATTGAAACATTCAGACTATGTTTGGAGCTGTTGTATGGTTTCCCTCTCATGCCGTCGCAAGCACTTTAAGTGCTTGCTATACAATTTCTCTAATTTTCATGCTCCATGCCAACATGCACatgcaatctacagtgtttttatgcaaaaaaataaaataaaatctgaagCAGGAAATTTCAACCATGACTGCTATTTGCAACTTGTGCTTTTTGGTTAAAGTTCCTTGTTCTTGATGCTCTCGTGCTGCAGATGGATAATGTGATTTCACAAGCTCAAGCAACTCTTGGTTCACTTGTTCTTCAACGTTCAACTTTTGGAGGAATTAATTCAAAGCTGAGTAATGTTAGCAGCCGCCTCCCAACGGTATGCAAAATTTAGCTCAAGTGACTgataatctttaaaatatttcttgatcACTGAGTGAAGCTATGTCTTGAATCTCTTAAAGGAAACCTAAAACAgacttgtttcttttttgcatTCTATAGCCCATAAATGGTATAAAACAAGTTGAGACGCTTGATAATAGGTTGTGTTGTGAAAAACCTGCAGCAATTAGCGATGAATATTGTAATAGGAGAGAAACCAGAAAGAGCACAAGATTTAACTTGGTTCAGCAATGTGTCTATGTCCATAAGAGCGAGaagcttttatttttcactatgTTGAAATAGAGTTGAATAGTGTGTATTTATAGTAGATCCTAAACCGCCCAAGAAAACCTAGTCGCCCAAGGAATCCTAACCATCCAAGaagtattaataattttttctaacatCCCTTTACTATTGCTGAATAAAGCTGCCAAATAAGCAACTgttaaaaaaatgtcttttgatGGCATCTTTTGTAACGGACAGGTATCTCCATTAGCATGCTAGAATAAACAAGATGGCATCACTTTAAGGCGATTGCTTAACTGATGCAGGAACTTTTTAGTAATTTCCTTGTACTTTTggttttctcatttaatttaagACTCGTAGCTGCCATGTGACATATCGTTAGAGGTTATGATTTTAACCAAGTATAAATAGGCTGCTTGGTTTATTTGAAAggactttctttgtttttttttcaatctgttCAGGTTTTAGAGGTTTCTTATGAACTCTAAAGCCAATAATCTTGTTCCAACTTCAACTCCCTTCTAGTTTCTTAGCCATTGTTCTGCTATAATTTCTGTTTACTATTGTTTCCCCTCCCCCCGCCCAATCAAATGATCTATTTTCCATTACTTCAACTTTCATATACACTTCCATGTATGTACTTGCAATGATTGACAAGCTTCAACTTAACTTTGCAGGTAAATCAAATTCTGTCAGCAATAAAGAGGAGAAAGTCCATGGATTCCATCATACTTTCCCTGGTTGCTTCCGTATgcacttttcttatttttatttactgggTGACCAAGTAAGAATTTCATCGTGTACATGCTTGGAAGTTGCTTGTGGGGAGAcaaccctatttttttattttttttgctctaaATTGGATCAAGGAAGGTTGTATTTTTTGTCCAAGTCTATATTGACATCCCTAGTGGTTAATGCTTTATATTATCACCCTGTAGCATTAATGATATGCCTTTTATGGTCAGTACAAAGTTCTTATAGACGAAAATGATGAGAATGATCTGTCTGAAACTGAGAAATTATATTGACATTTACTTTCACAGACCTGGTACACAGCCTTGGATCAACTAGGGTTACCAGATAAGCCGTGGTTCATTTTGTCTGTTATTCATGAAGATGATGGTTGAGCTTACCTTGTGAAATCATTTGAATCTGCATTTGAGCATCCAactcagaaaagaaaagaaaatagcttGATCTAGTCTAGGGCAGAGAAGAAATAGTGCGTGTAATATCGTGTTTGTGGATGGATAGAGAGAATTTTAAGCATGCAAGCAGTGTAGGTGGAGTACACAAATTTAGTTCTGTTTTACATGCAGGCCTCGAGCTTTGGTGCCGTGACTTTTCTGTAGCCATGAGGCAAATGTTCGGTTCTAATCTTAACAAGTTCTACGTGTTGCTGCCATTAGCGCAATCCTCATCTCGTGTCCTTTTACTTTAAATGTGCTGCAGCATCGTCATGGTGAACAGTGCTTTTAAATATATAGGCTGTTATTTTTTGGTGAACAGTGCTTTTAATATCAATGGTTCAACAGTGAACACTAAAGTTACTCGTCAAAAATATCAATGGttcaacaatatttaaaatctatttaagaACTCAATCTAAATCATATGAACACCCACACAAGtaaaataatacattattaaaaaaaaaaaaagaatataatacaTTATAAATAAGGTAAAATATGGTTTTAACATTTCATGATagatacaattatttttatatttaacaagTATCAATTAAGTATTCAGAATAATTACAACCAACCAATTTTGAGAAATTGAAATTACTAATtggtaagaaaaaataatgatgtgAGAAAATTAAAGTCGCTCATGGCTATAAAATGAGAAGAGGTTCAAATATATCACCATTTCTTCCCCGTTCTTTCAAAGCTAACCCGAAAACTTACAAAATGAGCGACAACAATGAAGACCCATGGCTAGCCCCAGATAAGCTATACCATGTCCTTTTTTGTCTCTCTCTAACCCTCCTTTTCTCCAAGCTAGCCTCCCTCACCCGCTATCCATTTCTCAAGCGCCACTCTATTCGGGTCGGTGCTATTCTCTCCCTCTTCGCCGGCGCCGCCAAGGAGGCAGCCGACCAAATTGGCCTCTTTCCCTCCGCTGGAGCCTCTGCAAAGGACGCTGTAGCCGATATCATTGGCGTATTGATTGCTGCGGCAGCTCTCTCCATCCTTAAAAGTAAACACTCCGATGGATCCGATTCGGGGTCGGGTCAGACCCGGAGGGTTTTGCCCATTTGATGGCCAAATGCGGCTGAATTGTTTATGGGGTTTTTTCTTTGGGTAGAAAATTGGTTTTGTTGGGTTAGATTTGGAAGGGGGAAAGGAAAGtatgtttggttgctgagaaagtgaagaaaaagaaagcaaagatttgggttttgaattattatttgttttagggAGAAGACAAGAGGATTGCTTGAGGTCAGTTTTCCTATCTTGTTCCTCaaaagtttaaatcttttagttttttttttttttttatgacattagGATTCACGAATGTATTGCTATATTCCACGTTGACATAAATAGAAGCTAGCATTAGCACCTTTCTTTTATGCTTTTATATTGGGTTTACTGCTATCTTGGTGAACTCTATTTGATTGTGATTACTGGCAAGTTCTGAGAAGCAAAAGTGTCTCTCTTGAATAAAGTATTGTCCTTTTTAATCTTCTGGCGTCAAATCGAgagttaaattgttttttcaactttttgtGTATATCTACTTCTACTGGAAAAGAggattcataaaaataaaaataaaaagagggaAAGAGGAATGCAGAATCACTGTGTATTATGGTTAATGATTCTCATGTTTGTGGAAAGACAGAAAATTGTTAGCCTTGTTACATATGGATTGAGATATGATCCTTCGAGATATTAGTGTGGCTAGTTGCCTGATTGAATAGAGTTGTCTTAATTGGCTTGCATGTATCTGGTACTGTACATCTTTCATAATTTTTGTGACCTAATGAAATACTTGAACAGCAGACAAGTTGCTGTCTGTGTGATAAATGTAGATTGTGAGCTTCAGGGTTTGTGGCACAAGGGTCTGATGGTGTTCAATTTAAATGCATGCCTCCCACGCAAAATTTCTTGTCTGTGTGTGATGAATTTTTATGTTTCGACTtccaaataaagaaattatattgGTCACTACAAAAGAAATGTCACATTATAAAATGGACAGTGCTGTAGGGTTTCCACTGTGTCACTTAATCATGGCTGGTAATATGGAGTTAAGTTTTCTTTCGCAAGGCTCTCTATGTTTAGAAACTTGATTATAGCTGAAAGAAATTATAACTGGTTATATTAATGAATGTATGTTGTTTGGTTAAGCATTAGGGTGGAGTTCCATGATGCAGTAAATCTAAGTGCTTTGGAGGCAAAATTTTCTATCCCTAGCAGTGTGCCACTTCTTTCAGTTCTGTTCATGGGAGCTTCAAGGAGCATTGTTTTGTTGTTGATAAGTATTTTTAGATAAGAAGTCTCTTGGGGTATAAAGATTAAAAACcaatattcaagaaattgtgTCATTAGAAGTTAAGGAGGCAGAAGGTGGTTTTAGTAAGGAAGAGAGGAAAAGGAGTTGTTTTAGAAAGCACCTTCCTAACGTTTTCTGTTGGAAGACACTATTTGGAGGCCTAAGGAGGGTGGTAGAGATATAACAAAGAAGAGTGGCTAGGTAGCGATATGATATGGGCATTGGATAACTGGTATGGAAAAGGAAAATCAGAAAGGAGAGAAAATGGAATGACTTGTCTGGAAGCTCTCAAGTTGTGTTTCTTAGCCCATTTTATTACAGAATTTGTTGTCATACTTGTAGGCAAAGGGCAAACTCTTTCTTTTTGTCTAGGTTAAATAATGGCAATAACCCTCCCTCTCATTTAACCTCTCCATCTCAAGTGTGCGCCCAATTTAGTCTCATGTATTTCAAGACAACGTTATATCACTTCCATCTGAGATAGCTAGCACCGCAAAGTAATTTCTTCATATACATTGGTAAAAGCCAACATATTCACatttcatcttaattttttgttagaCCCACTAGAATGCAATGTGCAGTAGCTTCATCTCGTTTTCTTCATCTGCACTTCATCTAACAGCATTTTGGGATTATTTGTGCAGGTTTGTTGATCATGTTGAATAATCACCTCCCGAAGCTCCTTGTAgctgatgttttttcattagtATCACCATCTTCCTCAGGCAGCTTGACAGCAGAGTAAGTTCCTGCTCCACACAATGCCCCGAGGATCGGGGCAGTGAGGTAAACCCATATGGCTTTATAGTTATTTGCAGCTATGGCTGGCCCTAATGTTCTGACTGGGTTCATTGATGCCCCTGTTGTTTCCCTGCACGAGTAAAAGAAGACAGTCCAATATGCTAATGATGTTTAGATGTTTTGATTTATGTAGTATTTTTGCCTTTggcataaaatttaaatgaataaaagaaaTGCTCCATTTACTATTAACCACTTTATGCACAGGAAAACAGagaatcttttttcttttgctatctttatatttttaatattttatttgacacAAACTGTCATAAACATGGAGAAGAATGGCCTGAATCATAgatcattttcaattttgacaAATGGGAACGATCTTCAGAGGTTCTGAACCACAAAAAATTATGCTAATTGTCATGTCTCTCGCATCAGCTTACATGGAAGGGTTTGTCTATACCTGAACTGGAATAGTTTTTGACTCAATAGCTTTCTTGGATTCGTTCTATTTCATAAATCTTCAAGTTGTTGCCTAACTACAGTGCTTAAATATTCATCTTTGCAGTGTTTTGACCTCACTGCTTTTTTCTCACTGTTAGTTTTTGGACTCCCCCAATTCCCAAATCAGATCAATAGTACAAAAATAACTGAAGAGTTTAGTAGAGACATACCCGGCTATGAGTATGTTGAGCATGACGGTAGCCCCTACCGCGATTCCCGCCAGCTCCCCCACCTGCACATGGCCATAAATCTTGTCACCCCTGCCAAGCTCATCAATTTATGTATCTATTTCAATGTGTTGTGTGCAATTGTGATTATATAAAACCTTGGGGAAGTGGGGTTGCTATTCTTCCTGTGAACTAATATGGATAGGATATTTTATGTATGCTTGATCCATCCCACATTACCATTGTATTAGTGCTGTGCTTTTTGTATGATATACAATATTTGACAGGAAAGAGAGAACAATTTAAGATACACATTTATGTGGGAGACAGGGAGAGAAGGAAAGTGATAAATCAGTGCATATTTTATTCCTgtagataaatataaaattgatcttGATCCATTCTAGGGCTATTGGTTCTATTAATCAATGTTACTATTGGTATTATTTATTCATGGGAAGATGAGGGGTTGCAGGGTGCCAACCATCTTATTTGACTCTTGTCTTTCTATTTGCGAAGGAGATATTTTTATTGACTTCTTCGAAAATTTACTAGGAAGTGATTTtgaagggagagagagagagagagagagagagaggtagagAGGGGATATTTAATGCTTCTGATAAACTATTTCTACCCACCTTTATAATTACAAAACCCAGCTCTACCGGCAAGTTGATCTAAAACTCGGGCTACTTGAAGTTTTGGCCGAGTTTTAATAGGCAAAACTTAAGTTTGCAATTAATCCAACTAAACTTAGGCGACCTATCATGAAATTCGAAACTCGAATGACCTGATGTGATTTTGAtgagatttaattattttttttatatttttttttcatcaaattaaaaaatataaaattaatttatgaatatttagattttatttttttatcatttacatCCATGTCCACATTAATTGTTAACTTTTTAATGTGggtgggatatatatataacttttttatataaaatattaaaattttaaatatatattttttaattttcttgggttaatctagattaaccCAGACTCGCgagagtcaatttttttaacaggTCAACCCCctactgagtttaataattatacttAAAACAATCTATAGTCAGATAGTCTTTCATGGTAAGAAAAGAATTCATCAATCTGAAAAATGCTCCTTTATTGTGTCGTTTGAAATGTCTAGTGGAAAAGGGTTTGCAAACTCGAGATGAGTTAGCAAGTACTTACAGCTCTTGTGTCGGTGGCCACAGCAGTGACAACAAACATGAGGATAAAGCTAATAATGAACTCCAAAGCAAAAGCTTGACCATGTCCCCCGGAAGGAACCGTGACTCCCCCTCCCATCATAGGGTGAAATATCACCTTCAAAGCAAATGCAGCACACAGTGATGCCAATACTTGTGCCCCAATATACACCGGCACCTGTTCAAAAGAAAGCCACGTTAATATTAATCCAAAATCTGCTGAATTAAGGACGTAAAACATCAAGTCAAGAGTGTGTTTTCTTGTACATGTTTCCATGGAAAGTGTTTCAAGGCAGCAAATGCAATGGTGATGGATGGGTTGAGATGAGCTCCAGAGATGTGGCCGGTTGATAATATAACGATCATCACAGCTAATCCAGTAGAGGCAGCAAGGCCGATGAGAGTCTCTGAACCTTGTGTTTTTTGGTTAACAATGGCTGTGGCCGTCCCAGCGAAGATCAGTATAAGAGTGCCCATGAATTCAGCTCCCAACTGCATGTTCTTGCATCAGTATCATATGGATAATTAACACTAAATGGAACATCGGTTCAATTacatttttcttgattaatatTGGAACTATCATGGAGAGTCATCTACACACATTCTCACCTTTCTAGCAAGTGAGACAGGAGGAGGGGGCAATGAGCAAGAGACAGGAGGTAATCTTCCTTCTTCCATAGCCCATTCTTCAACACCGAAACACTTGCAACTTCTCAAAAGAGATTTTCTACCGTGAACGCCTCTCTCCCCCTTAAACCCACCAAAGAGAGGAGCACCAGGAGTCCCTGGTGTTGCTGGGGTTGAAGGAGCTGATGGAACCTCTTCAGTGTCCATAAATCTAGCTAAATTAGCAAAAACAGTCAAAAggctatataaatattatactatATAGTAAGTGCAAACTAATTAGAGGCTAAATACTCGGAATTTGCGATTGCTTCTCCATGCTTTGAAGGAAGTGGGATAACTGGTATATCTAGAACAGAAATAGAGAAAAGAAGTTGACTTGGAGAATCCCTAgaaatggagagagagagagatgaagctAGTGGTTGGAACTGCTGGAGATGGGAGGTTTGTGGCCTTTGGAAGTGGACGGTGGGACATTGCAAGAAGTCCTGTGCGGAGAAACTTAGAAAAAGAGGCCTTTATCATGAAACATGAATCACTGATTTCCTGTCTTTACCACTTGGATTTTTTATACTCAATGTCTTCACTCAATTATTGAGAAGATTAGAGCACTCTGTGAGCTTCTTGTTAGACTCTGTGCCTGCCTTGAAATTGTTACAGATCTGATctatatatagattaattagCCAACCAATCTAACATTCGTCAACAACAGTTGGCATGACTCCAATATCTTAATCTCTTCTGAATCTACCAGTTAAGTAGcttataaaagacaaaaaaatgtttCCCTCCAGTAGATTTGTTTAATATTCTGAATTTTCTATGCATCAGTATATTTCTTCGATGAATAAATTTAAGCGACATACTTCCTGTTGCTGCTAGCAGTACTGGAgagtaaaaaacaaagcaaaataatGCTTAATTGGTTGGCTATGTGTTAATGAACGTGCAACTAGTTGTtgactaattaattaagaagtGAATCAAGTGATGCTCTGGAATCTTCGATAATGACAATCaatgaacaattaaaaattCACTTAAGTCACTAATATATTCATTATACCAGTAAACGATTATTTCTTATTTCTGAATTTAAACCAAGATATGCGTTCTTAGTTTTATTACACTACCCGAATTTTTAGATTTCCtcataaaaatttttattggtatttatGCTCTTATTCCATCGACAACAAATTTACTAACAGGTTTATAGACAAAAATGTTTCGTCAATAAAACTTTTGTCGATAAATTTTTGTCTGTCGGTGAATCCGtcagtaataaaattaccaatTGATTTATTGACCGCAAAAgcacatcaaattttttttcactagCTTCATTCCGTCattattttccttgaaaattttGTCATATAACCGACAGAAATACCATATGCAATTCTGTCGGTGATTAAATAGTGGCACAATAATATTtacagtaattctttttcaactttctgAAATATACATACGGACTTAATTCgttagtaattatttaaaaatatttttaaaaaatctatttaacagatgtaaaaaataaattaaattaatataaatcaacactcaaTAATACTCAGAAACTGAGTTGcttggaaaaaataagaaaaaaatcaactcaaataagtttgcaacaaataaataacacaaaaaataaacaacatcaacaaataaatgaatcaactaaaaatattttccaccTAACCTAGAAAACCTATTCTAGAACCCATCatccaacaacaaataaattaatttaattgaaattaaacaacaaaattaaaaaaaaattcctacaaaattgatctcatatgaaaaacaaatcctacaacaacattcatacaattatttagaatagaaaattttaaaaataaaataaaaaataaatataatgaaaaaaaaacaaaaaaaagaagaaaaaagaaaaatcttaccttaatttaATTGCGAGAAAagctgagaagagaaaagaaaaaacaaattcataaagtatgttaattaaaaaaaataagaagagaaaagaagaagaaaggaaaagacaTGCATGTGtataaaagagaagagaaggagttgaggagagaagagaaaaaaaaaaaggatgttgGTATTtttacagaagaagaagaagaagaagaagaagaagaagaagaagaagaagaagaagaagaagaagaagaggcacGTTTGTTATGAAATAAGAGattctaatatttaaattgGGGCATTCTAGTATTctagtaattaaatattaatatttttaattattctgttggtaattttatcagtaatattttatttaaatttctaatttaatcaaaaaattttagaaacccCTCAAATATCATCAATGACTTTTCAGtccatcggtgattccatctgtaatattttattcaaaattttaatttaatcaaaaattttcaaaaaccccCAAATATCACCAATGACTTTTCAGTTCATCACTAAtttcgtctgtaatatttaatttaataaaaaaatttcaaaaaccccTTAAAtatcaccgacgacttttcaatgcGTCCATGATTCCGTatgcaaaaaacaataattaaaagtgCAATTGAGAAGTGAACAAATCCTGAGCTCTTGAGGCAATATCGATGGAATTAATTTCATCAGTGATCCCGTATGTAATTGACAACATAAACaatgcaattgaaaaataagagCTTTGAAATATATCGACGGAATTGATCAGTCAATGATACCCTCTATAATTAACACAGTAAACAGTGCCAATGAGAAGGGAACGATTTCAATACTCTCTGGAATATACCGACGGACATATTTTCATCAATGTAAAATAGTTTATGTTGCCATattgtatttgtatttcttATCTATTCATCTTTCATATTCTTAAGATCATAGCAGCACACACAACACAGTAACATCAATTCTgtgtataataataaaatcacataaaataaatgtttccttgtaatttaataataaattaatgttattgTCATTACATTAAAGTTAATTCTTTCtgaaatattacattatagtttatAACATCATGCATTCGTGTTGTGAAAATTAATcagaattgtcttcttcttcttcaatttcatcattgtcaTCTTCATCACAATATTCTACGTTGATTTTGTCGCtatcatcttcatcgacttgTGTATGTCGGCTGATTCTCAAAACATCATTACAATAATCTATCCTGCGCAACCGTTTGAGTAAATCtcaatacatccatgaacgatcatccattacttgtatcaaacctatatagaatattgatgataatatgtattaattaattaccagactaaataaatttgcaaacaTTAGCTTAActcaaatttattcaatttattttaattcattatcaattatctacataaatttatatttttatacatt from the Populus nigra chromosome 1, ddPopNigr1.1, whole genome shotgun sequence genome contains:
- the LOC133680917 gene encoding uncharacterized protein LOC133680917 — protein: MRRGSNISPFLPRSFKANPKTYKMSDNNEDPWLAPDKLYHVLFCLSLTLLFSKLASLTRYPFLKRHSIRVGAILSLFAGAAKEAADQIGLFPSAGASAKDAVADIIGVLIAAAALSILKSKHSDGSDSGSGQTRRVLPI
- the LOC133680916 gene encoding Golgi SNAP receptor complex member 1-1-like, giving the protein MEVTTTSSWDALRKQARKLEAQLDEQMNSYRKLASSKGSTKVDSAENDPESGIDRLLKQLQQVNSQMQAWVSSGGSEMVSHTLTRHQEILQDLTQEFHRLRSGMRAKQEHALLLEDFREFDRTRLDLEDGVGSADQALLREHASISRNTGQMDNVISQAQATLGSLVLQRSTFGGINSKLSNVSSRLPTVNQILSAIKRRKSMDSIILSLVASVCTFLIFIYWVTK
- the LOC133680915 gene encoding aquaporin NIP6-1-like, yielding MEKQSQIPTRFMDTEEVPSAPSTPATPGTPGAPLFGGFKGERGVHGRKSLLRSCKCFGVEEWAMEEGRLPPVSCSLPPPPVSLARKLGAEFMGTLILIFAGTATAIVNQKTQGSETLIGLAASTGLAVMIVILSTGHISGAHLNPSITIAFAALKHFPWKHVPVYIGAQVLASLCAAFALKVIFHPMMGGGVTVPSGGHGQAFALEFIISFILMFVVTAVATDTRAVGELAGIAVGATVMLNILIAGETTGASMNPVRTLGPAIAANNYKAIWVYLTAPILGALCGAGTYSAVKLPEEDGDTNEKTSATRSFGR